A DNA window from Kitasatospora atroaurantiaca contains the following coding sequences:
- a CDS encoding lysophospholipid acyltransferase family protein — MFYRLMKMIVAPLLRIFFRPWIEGAENIPDEGPAIIASNHLSFSDSFFLPALMKRRVTFIAKAEYFNTPGLKGKLTAAFFKGVGQLPVDRSGVRGAGEAAIRSAVAVIERGELFGVYPEGTRSPDGKLYRGKVGGLARVALATGAPVIPVAMIDTEKVQPPGQVVPNFGIRPGIRIGRPLDFSRYQGMENDRFILRSVTDEVMYEIMRLSGQEYVDIYATAAKRQIADDKKRADAERKAEQKALKAQQEAEKKAAEAEAGGKDGKGKDSA, encoded by the coding sequence TTGTTCTACCGACTGATGAAGATGATCGTCGCACCACTGCTGCGGATCTTCTTCCGGCCGTGGATAGAGGGTGCGGAGAACATCCCCGACGAGGGGCCCGCGATCATCGCGAGCAACCACCTGTCCTTCTCGGACTCCTTCTTCCTTCCCGCCCTGATGAAGCGCCGGGTGACGTTCATCGCGAAGGCGGAGTACTTCAACACCCCGGGCCTCAAGGGCAAGCTCACCGCGGCCTTCTTCAAGGGCGTGGGCCAGCTCCCGGTGGACCGCTCCGGCGTCCGCGGCGCGGGCGAGGCGGCGATCCGCAGTGCGGTCGCGGTGATCGAGCGCGGCGAGCTGTTCGGCGTCTACCCGGAGGGCACCCGCTCGCCCGACGGCAAGCTCTACCGCGGCAAGGTCGGCGGTCTGGCCCGCGTCGCGCTGGCCACCGGCGCCCCGGTGATCCCGGTCGCGATGATCGACACCGAGAAGGTCCAGCCGCCCGGCCAGGTCGTGCCCAACTTCGGCATCCGCCCCGGCATCCGGATCGGCCGCCCGCTCGATTTCTCCCGCTACCAGGGCATGGAGAACGACCGCTTCATCCTCCGCTCCGTGACGGACGAGGTGATGTACGAGATCATGCGGCTGTCCGGCCAGGAGTACGTCGACATCTACGCGACCGCCGCCAAGCGGCAGATCGCCGACGACAAGAAGCGCGCGGACGCCGAGCGCAAGGCCGAGCAGAAGGCGCTCAAGGCGCAGCAGGAGGCGGAGAAGAAGGCCGCCGAGGCCGAGGCGGGCGGCAAGGACGGCAAGGGCAAGGACTCGGCGTAA
- the macS gene encoding MacS family sensor histidine kinase, with protein sequence MSVEMPLWRAISYFRVMALAYALFRYFNAYLDYLHPVSGWIYLGALTLWTLASTRAFAGPLRCTWYVLAADLAFAVTGVVMSGIIDTPARIHGGALTLPTIWAAGTVLGFAGKGGWKPAALAGTVIGAANIVGHGGVSPDNLHNIVLLMVAGCAIGYVVELARASEAALTRALQVEAATRERERLSRDIHDGVLQVLALVQRREGDLGELGRLAGEQERALRTLMTGGPLPRQAGADQDLRTLLTPYADDRITVSAPGTPVLLAGPVAGELAAAVGAAVDNVHRHAGERARAWILIEDEPEAVTVSIRDDGPGYPAGRLGEAEKAGRLGVSQSIRGRLLDLGGTAELYSVPGEGVEVELRVPRREK encoded by the coding sequence ATGTCCGTCGAGATGCCGCTCTGGCGGGCGATCTCGTACTTCCGGGTGATGGCTCTGGCGTACGCGCTGTTCCGCTACTTCAACGCCTACCTGGACTACCTCCACCCCGTCTCCGGCTGGATCTATCTCGGCGCCCTCACCCTCTGGACGCTCGCCAGCACCCGGGCCTTCGCCGGCCCGCTGCGCTGCACCTGGTACGTGCTGGCCGCCGACCTGGCCTTCGCCGTGACCGGCGTGGTGATGAGCGGCATCATCGACACCCCGGCCCGGATCCACGGCGGCGCCCTGACCCTGCCGACCATCTGGGCCGCCGGGACGGTGCTCGGCTTCGCGGGAAAGGGCGGCTGGAAGCCCGCCGCCCTCGCCGGCACGGTGATCGGGGCGGCCAACATCGTCGGCCACGGCGGTGTCTCCCCCGACAACCTGCACAACATCGTGCTGCTGATGGTGGCCGGCTGCGCCATCGGGTACGTGGTCGAGCTGGCCCGGGCCAGCGAGGCGGCGCTCACCCGGGCCCTGCAGGTCGAGGCGGCCACCCGGGAGCGCGAGCGGCTCTCCCGGGACATCCACGACGGGGTGCTGCAGGTGCTCGCCCTGGTGCAGCGCCGTGAAGGTGACCTCGGGGAGCTCGGCCGGCTGGCCGGCGAGCAGGAACGCGCGCTGCGCACCCTGATGACCGGCGGCCCGCTGCCCCGGCAGGCCGGGGCCGACCAGGACCTGCGGACGCTGCTCACCCCGTACGCGGACGACCGGATCACCGTCTCCGCCCCCGGTACGCCGGTGCTGCTCGCCGGCCCGGTGGCCGGCGAGCTGGCCGCCGCCGTGGGGGCGGCCGTGGACAACGTGCACCGGCACGCGGGTGAGCGGGCGCGCGCCTGGATCCTGATCGAGGACGAGCCCGAGGCCGTCACGGTGAGCATCCGCGACGACGGGCCCGGCTACCCGGCGGGCCGCCTCGGCGAGGCCGAGAAGGCCGGGCGGCTCGGGGTCTCCCAGTCGATCCGCGGCCGGCTTCTGGACCTCGGCGGTACGGCCGAGCTGTACTCCGTGCCGGGTGAGGGCGTCGAGGTGGAGCTTCGGGTGCCGAGGAGAGAGAAGTGA
- a CDS encoding alpha/beta hydrolase gives MPVLPGAEPFRHKGGPVGVLLVHGFTGSPQSMRPWADRLAAAGLTVSVPLLPGHGTRWQDLQLTRWEDWYAEVDRELRELAETCEQVFVCALSMGGSLALRLAAQHGPAVSGVVLVNPSVRSDNPASVLLPVLRHLVPSLPGVANDIALEGSNELAYDRTPLHAAWSLARLWKTVQAGMPDVRQPVLLLHSPQDHVVSPANSELVLARISSTDVTELLCERSYHVATLDHDAELIFEASLEFIRRLAPAASADVNAENHLG, from the coding sequence ATGCCAGTGCTGCCCGGTGCCGAACCGTTCCGTCACAAGGGCGGGCCGGTCGGGGTCCTGCTCGTCCACGGCTTCACCGGCTCCCCCCAGTCGATGCGTCCCTGGGCCGACCGGCTCGCCGCCGCCGGGCTCACGGTCTCGGTGCCGCTGCTGCCGGGCCACGGAACCCGCTGGCAGGACCTGCAGCTGACGCGCTGGGAGGACTGGTACGCCGAGGTGGACCGCGAGCTGCGGGAGCTGGCCGAGACCTGCGAGCAGGTCTTCGTCTGCGCGCTCTCCATGGGCGGCTCGCTGGCCCTGCGGCTGGCGGCCCAGCACGGCCCGGCCGTCTCCGGGGTGGTGCTCGTCAACCCGTCCGTCCGCTCCGACAACCCCGCAAGTGTGCTGTTGCCGGTGCTCCGTCACCTGGTTCCGAGCCTGCCCGGGGTCGCCAACGACATTGCGCTGGAGGGCTCCAACGAGCTCGCCTACGACCGGACGCCGCTGCACGCCGCCTGGTCACTGGCCCGGCTGTGGAAGACCGTCCAGGCGGGAATGCCCGACGTACGTCAGCCAGTTCTACTGCTTCACAGCCCGCAGGACCACGTGGTCTCGCCGGCCAACTCGGAACTGGTGCTCGCCCGGATATCCTCGACCGATGTGACAGAGCTGCTCTGCGAGCGCAGCTACCACGTGGCGACGCTGGACCACGACGCCGAGCTGATATTCGAGGCGAGCCTCGAGTTCATCAGGCGGCTGGCCCCGGCTGCTTCCGCGGATGTGAATGCCGAGAACCACCTGGGCTGA
- a CDS encoding anthranilate synthase family protein, which yields MTDLTALLARLTAPGAPAFALLHRRAPRLALDTVEVLLGTVGSYETLAELPVRAGLPAGGPRHDLLALVPYRQIRERGFDAHDDGTPLQALSVDEQYAFPLASALETLPQLPVSLSNGSFDIDDAEYAEIVRRVIQDEIGRGEGANFVIRRDFSAQLDGFTPALALSLFRRLLEQERGAYWTFLVHTGERILVGASPEVHVRQSGGTVVMNPISGTYRYPSGGPTIDSLLEFLHDPKELEELTMVVDEELKMMCTVGDLGGQVLGPRLKEMAHLAHTEYELRGRTSLDVREVLKETMFAATVTGSPVQNATRVIKRYERSGRGYYSGALALIGRSASGGQLLDSPICIRTADIDPADGRLVVRVGATLVRHSDPESEVAETHAKAAGVLTAIGARPAPAKPSGRSGGPRLADDHRVQAALDARRTNLAPFWLRMQQAAPAAAGLDTLVVDGEDTFTSMLAHLLTSLGHHVTVLRYDTPGLRARVAAHPGPLVLGPGPGDPADLADAKMALLRPIVTDSLAAVRAGTRTAPLLAVCLSHQLLSAELGLPLARKAVPYQGAQESVDLFGTRRTVGFYNTFTARCTDAEAVRLAAEGIEVSRDAVTGDVHALRGPGFAGLQFHPESVLTREGVDIVAGLLRDASAVRS from the coding sequence GTGACCGACCTCACCGCTCTGCTCGCCCGCCTCACCGCCCCGGGTGCCCCGGCCTTCGCCCTGCTGCACCGCCGCGCGCCGCGGCTGGCCCTCGACACCGTCGAGGTCCTGCTCGGCACGGTCGGCTCGTACGAGACGCTGGCCGAGCTGCCGGTCCGGGCCGGGCTGCCGGCGGGCGGTCCGCGCCACGACCTGCTCGCGCTCGTCCCGTACCGGCAGATCCGCGAGCGCGGCTTCGACGCGCACGACGACGGCACCCCGCTGCAGGCTCTGTCGGTGGACGAGCAGTACGCCTTCCCGCTGGCCTCGGCCCTCGAAACGCTGCCGCAGCTGCCGGTCTCGCTGTCCAACGGCTCCTTCGACATCGACGACGCGGAGTACGCGGAGATCGTCCGCCGGGTGATCCAGGACGAGATCGGGCGCGGCGAGGGCGCCAACTTCGTGATCCGGCGGGACTTCAGCGCCCAGCTGGACGGGTTCACCCCCGCCCTGGCCCTGAGCCTCTTCCGCCGCCTGCTGGAGCAGGAGCGCGGCGCGTACTGGACCTTCCTCGTCCACACCGGGGAGCGGATCCTGGTCGGCGCCTCCCCCGAGGTCCACGTCCGGCAGAGCGGCGGCACGGTGGTGATGAACCCGATCTCGGGCACCTACCGCTATCCCTCCGGCGGCCCGACCATCGACTCCCTGCTGGAGTTCCTGCACGACCCCAAGGAGCTCGAGGAGCTCACCATGGTGGTCGACGAGGAGCTCAAGATGATGTGCACCGTCGGCGACCTCGGCGGCCAGGTCCTGGGCCCTCGCCTGAAGGAGATGGCGCACCTCGCGCACACCGAGTACGAGCTGCGCGGCCGTACCTCGCTGGACGTCCGGGAGGTGCTCAAGGAGACGATGTTCGCCGCCACCGTCACCGGCAGCCCGGTGCAGAACGCCACCCGCGTGATCAAGCGGTACGAGCGCTCGGGCCGCGGCTACTACTCCGGCGCGCTGGCGCTCATCGGCCGCTCGGCCAGCGGCGGGCAGCTGCTGGACTCGCCGATCTGCATCCGGACCGCCGACATCGACCCGGCCGACGGCCGGCTGGTGGTCCGGGTCGGCGCCACGCTGGTCCGCCACTCCGACCCGGAGTCCGAGGTCGCCGAGACGCACGCCAAGGCGGCCGGGGTGCTCACCGCGATCGGCGCCCGCCCGGCGCCGGCGAAGCCGTCCGGCCGTTCGGGCGGACCCCGGCTGGCCGACGACCACCGGGTGCAGGCCGCGCTCGACGCCCGGCGCACCAACCTCGCGCCGTTCTGGCTGCGGATGCAGCAGGCGGCCCCGGCCGCCGCGGGGCTGGACACCCTGGTGGTGGACGGCGAGGACACCTTCACCTCGATGCTGGCCCACCTGCTGACCTCGCTCGGCCACCACGTCACCGTGCTCCGGTACGACACCCCCGGGCTGCGGGCGCGCGTGGCCGCCCACCCGGGTCCGCTGGTGCTCGGCCCCGGCCCTGGCGACCCGGCCGACCTCGCCGACGCCAAGATGGCGCTGCTGCGCCCGATCGTCACCGACTCCCTCGCCGCCGTCCGCGCCGGGACGCGGACCGCGCCGCTGCTGGCGGTCTGCCTGAGCCACCAGCTGCTCTCGGCCGAGCTCGGGCTGCCGCTGGCGCGCAAGGCCGTGCCGTACCAGGGCGCGCAGGAGAGCGTCGACCTGTTCGGCACCCGCCGCACGGTCGGCTTCTACAACACCTTCACCGCCCGCTGCACCGACGCCGAGGCCGTTCGGCTGGCGGCGGAGGGCATCGAGGTCTCCCGGGATGCCGTCACCGGCGATGTCCACGCCCTGCGCGGGCCGGGCTTCGCCGGCCTGCAGTTCCACCCGGAGTCGGTGCTGACCCGCGAGGGTGTGGACATCGTCGCCGGGCTGCTGCGGGACGCGAGCGCCGTCCGCAGCTGA
- a CDS encoding GMC family oxidoreductase — MNHARELDGHKYDVIVVGAGLAGTMVAKQLGDQGWRVLVLEAGTQTLDTWPGHLDAMNTFYAALAKVPNSPYRPNEAAPSSDVLHTVSKPGGGYESKGYLVQNGPLPYGTDYLRANGGTFMHWLGLTPRMHPTDFQVRTTYDYGLDWPIGYEDLEPYYRAAEREIGVSGDVAEQKREIGLPFPEDYVFPMHEIPSSYLDRVLARDLDGTRVDSAHTSEPIELKVVNTPHGRNSTPNNMYDGGKGYRPVEAAGLPNYGERCVGNSSCTPICPVQAKYNPLKTQAAWSQKVTLAARAVVTRVLAGENGRVFGVEYQAYDDPAAPVATTHTAEAHIVVLAAHAIENAKLLLASQLANSSDQVGRNLMDHPVMLTWGLMPQPVGPYRGPGSTSALEAFRTGDTRSSHAPFRAVIANWGWIWAAFSPGSDVAGKLGIPFSTQKPRGKAVYGRRLREELGDEIGRQFAFQFEMEQDAEARNRVTIDRRYRDRLGNHRPVLTYDLSDHVKEGMAVAQHVSQQIFVQLRAESHTCYSDESPSFFEYEGAPFEFHGAGHGAGTHIMGTAPANSVVDQWQRTWDHPNLYAVGCGSMPSIGTSNPSLTMTALALRSAEQIHRDLMDLHRPLMAGVGTSPADRPEAAK, encoded by the coding sequence ATGAACCACGCACGTGAACTCGACGGCCACAAGTACGACGTGATCGTGGTCGGCGCCGGGCTGGCGGGCACCATGGTCGCCAAGCAACTCGGCGACCAGGGCTGGCGGGTGCTCGTCCTGGAGGCGGGCACCCAGACCCTGGACACCTGGCCCGGGCACCTCGACGCGATGAACACCTTCTACGCCGCGCTCGCCAAGGTGCCCAACTCCCCGTACCGGCCCAACGAGGCGGCCCCGTCGTCCGACGTGCTGCACACCGTGTCCAAGCCGGGCGGCGGGTACGAGTCGAAGGGCTACCTCGTCCAGAACGGCCCGCTCCCGTACGGCACCGACTACCTGCGGGCCAACGGCGGCACCTTCATGCACTGGCTCGGCCTGACCCCCCGGATGCACCCGACCGACTTCCAGGTCAGGACCACGTACGACTACGGCCTGGACTGGCCGATCGGCTACGAGGACCTGGAGCCCTACTACCGCGCGGCCGAGCGGGAGATCGGCGTCTCGGGCGATGTGGCCGAGCAGAAGCGGGAGATCGGGCTGCCGTTCCCGGAGGACTACGTCTTCCCGATGCACGAGATCCCCAGCAGCTACCTCGACCGGGTGCTGGCCAGGGACTTGGACGGCACGCGCGTCGACTCGGCCCACACCTCCGAGCCGATCGAGCTGAAGGTCGTCAACACCCCGCACGGCCGCAACAGCACGCCCAACAACATGTACGACGGCGGCAAGGGCTACCGCCCCGTCGAGGCGGCCGGGCTGCCCAACTACGGCGAGCGCTGCGTGGGCAACTCCTCCTGCACGCCGATCTGCCCCGTCCAGGCGAAGTACAACCCGCTCAAGACCCAGGCCGCCTGGAGCCAGAAGGTCACCCTCGCCGCCCGCGCCGTCGTCACCCGGGTGCTGGCCGGTGAGAACGGCCGGGTCTTCGGGGTCGAGTACCAGGCGTACGACGACCCGGCGGCGCCGGTGGCCACCACCCACACCGCCGAGGCGCACATCGTGGTGCTCGCCGCGCACGCGATCGAGAACGCCAAGCTGCTGCTGGCCTCGCAGCTGGCCAACAGCAGCGACCAGGTCGGCCGCAACCTGATGGACCACCCGGTCATGCTCACCTGGGGCCTGATGCCCCAGCCGGTCGGCCCGTACCGGGGGCCCGGCTCCACCTCCGCCCTGGAGGCCTTCCGCACCGGCGACACCCGGTCCTCGCACGCGCCCTTCCGCGCCGTGATCGCCAACTGGGGGTGGATCTGGGCGGCCTTCTCGCCGGGCAGCGACGTGGCGGGCAAGCTCGGCATCCCGTTCAGCACCCAGAAGCCCCGGGGCAAGGCGGTGTACGGCAGACGCCTGCGCGAGGAGCTCGGCGACGAGATCGGGCGCCAGTTCGCCTTCCAGTTCGAGATGGAGCAGGACGCGGAGGCCCGCAACCGCGTCACCATCGACCGCCGGTACCGCGACCGGCTCGGCAACCACCGGCCGGTCCTCACCTACGACCTCTCCGACCATGTGAAGGAGGGGATGGCCGTCGCCCAGCACGTCTCGCAGCAGATCTTCGTGCAGCTGCGGGCCGAGAGCCACACCTGCTACTCCGACGAGTCGCCGAGCTTCTTCGAGTACGAGGGCGCGCCCTTCGAGTTCCACGGCGCCGGCCACGGTGCGGGCACCCACATCATGGGCACCGCTCCGGCCAACTCGGTGGTCGACCAGTGGCAGCGCACCTGGGACCACCCCAACCTGTACGCCGTCGGCTGCGGGAGCATGCCGTCCATCGGCACCTCCAACCCGTCGCTGACCATGACCGCCCTGGCGCTGCGCAGCGCCGAGCAGATCCACCGGGACCTGATGGACCTGCACCGGCCGCTGATGGCCGGGGTCGGGACCTCCCCCGCCGACCGCCCGGAGGCCGCGAAGTGA
- a CDS encoding response regulator: MVVDDHPMWREAVSRDLAEAGLDVVATAGDGEEAVRRARASSPQVVVLDLNLPSLPGVEVCRQVVAYDPSVRVLVLSASGEHADVLEAVKSGATGYLVKSAGREELLDAVRRTAVGDPVFTPGLAGLVLGEFRRLAAEPAPAASPAVPQLTARETEVLRLVAKGLSYRQIADRLVLSHRTVQNHVQNTLGKLQLHNRVELVRYAIEQGLDDE, from the coding sequence ATGGTGGTGGACGACCACCCGATGTGGCGCGAGGCGGTGTCCCGCGATCTCGCGGAGGCGGGCCTGGACGTGGTGGCCACGGCCGGGGACGGCGAGGAGGCCGTCCGCCGGGCGCGGGCCTCGTCGCCGCAGGTGGTGGTGCTCGACCTCAACCTGCCGAGCCTGCCGGGCGTCGAGGTCTGCCGCCAGGTGGTGGCGTACGACCCGTCGGTGCGCGTTCTGGTGCTCTCCGCGAGCGGCGAGCACGCGGATGTCCTGGAGGCCGTGAAGTCCGGCGCGACGGGCTACCTGGTCAAGTCGGCCGGGCGCGAGGAGCTGCTGGACGCCGTGCGCCGTACGGCCGTCGGCGACCCGGTCTTCACCCCGGGGCTGGCCGGGCTCGTCCTGGGGGAGTTCCGTCGGCTGGCCGCGGAACCCGCTCCCGCCGCCTCGCCCGCCGTACCGCAGCTGACCGCCCGCGAGACCGAGGTACTGCGGCTGGTGGCCAAGGGCCTGTCGTACCGCCAGATCGCGGACCGGCTGGTGCTCTCGCACCGCACCGTGCAGAACCACGTCCAGAACACCCTCGGCAAGCTGCAGCTGCACAACCGGGTCGAGCTTGTGCGCTACGCGATCGAGCAGGGCCTCGACGACGAGTAG
- a CDS encoding ferritin-like domain-containing protein: MTTTDTAVTDWQYPFTDIVGRVAELEQPPFKVPETVEELRYFLQAALALEHLTIPPYLTAMYTLKPGTNREAFYAIRAVVLEEMLHMTLVANLINAVGGKPVVAHPDFVTDYPVTLPYAKEKVPVALRHFGPEALRTFLFIERPEDVAELPGHPTVADDDGWTSIGQFYNTIRQGLLNLASTKEKERKLFDSDRKQVGPEDFFNSGGEVFEIHDLATALKAIRVITEQGEGVAETIYNSDHQLFGEAQEPAHFFRFMEIYQERKYGPHDTPYSGPTGPALVVSWEDAYPIPPEATVAEYPEGEVRKAAGDFNVVYARLLLHLQAAYDGEPKRIQAAVPAMLELRDLAEQLYRNPHPDEELRDQGLHACPTYEIYGTHFGEARSQLDGGLGGVAALLTGLS, translated from the coding sequence GTGACCACCACCGATACCGCTGTCACGGACTGGCAGTACCCCTTCACCGACATCGTGGGCCGGGTCGCGGAGCTCGAGCAGCCCCCGTTCAAGGTCCCGGAGACCGTCGAGGAGCTTCGGTACTTCCTGCAGGCCGCGCTCGCGCTGGAGCACCTGACCATCCCGCCCTATCTGACGGCGATGTACACCCTCAAGCCCGGCACCAACCGCGAGGCGTTCTACGCGATCCGTGCCGTGGTCCTGGAGGAGATGCTCCACATGACGCTGGTCGCCAACCTGATCAACGCGGTCGGCGGCAAGCCCGTGGTGGCCCACCCGGACTTCGTGACCGACTACCCGGTGACGCTGCCGTACGCCAAGGAGAAGGTGCCCGTCGCGCTGCGCCACTTCGGCCCGGAGGCGCTGCGCACCTTCCTCTTCATCGAACGGCCCGAGGACGTCGCCGAGCTGCCCGGCCACCCCACCGTGGCCGACGACGACGGCTGGACGTCCATCGGCCAGTTCTACAACACGATCCGCCAGGGCCTGCTCAACCTCGCGTCGACCAAGGAGAAGGAGCGCAAGCTCTTCGACAGCGACCGCAAGCAGGTCGGCCCGGAGGACTTCTTCAACTCCGGCGGAGAGGTGTTCGAGATCCACGACCTGGCCACCGCACTGAAGGCGATCCGGGTCATCACCGAGCAGGGCGAGGGAGTCGCGGAGACCATCTACAACTCCGACCACCAGCTCTTCGGCGAGGCGCAGGAGCCGGCGCACTTCTTCCGCTTCATGGAGATCTACCAGGAGCGCAAGTACGGGCCGCACGACACCCCTTACTCCGGGCCCACCGGCCCCGCCCTGGTCGTGAGCTGGGAGGACGCCTACCCGATCCCGCCGGAGGCCACGGTCGCCGAGTACCCGGAGGGCGAGGTCCGAAAGGCGGCCGGCGACTTCAACGTGGTCTACGCCCGGCTGCTGCTGCACCTGCAGGCCGCGTACGACGGCGAGCCCAAGCGGATCCAGGCGGCCGTCCCGGCGATGCTCGAACTACGGGATCTCGCCGAGCAGTTGTACCGGAACCCGCACCCGGACGAGGAGCTGCGAGACCAGGGCCTGCACGCCTGCCCCACCTACGAGATCTACGGCACGCACTTCGGCGAGGCCCGCTCCCAGCTGGACGGCGGGCTCGGCGGCGTCGCGGCGCTGCTCACCGGCCTGTCCTGA
- a CDS encoding TNT domain-containing protein: MKRKTLSVLAAAVLAVPAIALSVPPASAQAAPPAAVAADAPVADEPEADPNCFDGDCKLGPAKLPTTGKLGELVKDYQRFGGLSSKDFLRTYWDPAAGSRGRWKYPSNNGFKVGEDGRTLLDKKDVEVEVNTALDRFGSEEGAYLALAGTPYAKRAMPPQGLVEPVVYHDYVVKKPFKVYRGTTAPYFNQPGDGTQFQLDHTLLADIPGVPQDDKKILPWLITNHYLDRA; the protein is encoded by the coding sequence GTGAAGAGGAAGACTCTGTCGGTACTCGCCGCGGCGGTTCTCGCGGTCCCGGCCATCGCGCTGTCCGTCCCGCCCGCCTCCGCCCAGGCCGCCCCGCCCGCGGCCGTCGCCGCCGACGCACCGGTCGCCGACGAACCCGAGGCGGACCCGAACTGCTTCGACGGCGACTGCAAGCTCGGGCCCGCGAAGCTGCCCACCACCGGGAAGCTCGGCGAGCTGGTGAAGGACTACCAGCGGTTCGGCGGCCTCAGCTCCAAGGACTTCCTGCGCACCTACTGGGACCCGGCGGCGGGCTCCAGGGGCCGCTGGAAGTACCCGAGCAACAACGGGTTCAAGGTCGGCGAGGACGGCCGGACCCTGCTCGACAAGAAGGACGTGGAGGTCGAGGTGAACACCGCCCTGGACCGCTTCGGCTCCGAGGAGGGCGCCTACCTCGCCCTCGCCGGGACGCCGTACGCGAAGCGCGCCATGCCGCCGCAGGGTCTGGTCGAGCCGGTCGTCTACCACGACTACGTGGTCAAGAAGCCGTTCAAGGTCTACCGGGGCACCACCGCCCCGTACTTCAACCAGCCGGGCGACGGCACCCAGTTCCAGCTGGACCACACCCTGCTGGCCGACATCCCGGGCGTCCCCCAGGACGACAAGAAGATCCTGCCCTGGCTGATCACCAACCACTACCTCGACCGGGCGTGA
- a CDS encoding FAD-dependent oxidoreductase: MSDSLEELAPGLTQLDLDGQLPDQPAWSPGRAAGAAGPVESRYFKRLADCRKDTYDVVVVGGGAVGCAIVHRLLQRGFRVLLLEKGPFLLPEHVQNLDPVYQPLMTKAVAEPWDIIPKDGYGLAPQIPFLGGRALFWSTWIPQPAREQMPGWPDAVLDELRPYWGAARKLLGSVEPSDMGPEFDTFHPRLVRRLFDGLPALPDFVDYSRERDLETPLASRATTSTLGYRKFSPVPLLLDAAVRYAVNGQAGKPRLSVVAECEVLGIEAEQKDGLQVAKTLLTSQDKLELNGTPVVLATGVIEPTGLLMHAFPKALSPLAGKNLGGHVANWFTVRVPRAAYPDLPDRLQISCTYLEGTHRPPGGKPGDARDFHIHLMAASNPRPADAVADLYRLIPDSFDQEFLTQLTDSEHIGFLVHCLGEWRGELTGASQVTVDTKGRPGVKIVPSAADLALENAMEKAADALVGLLANGQTPQYWDKGWISGPPPNRRKKLLVHESGTLLMGSTAADSVTDHLGRPHGVGGVHVAGAATFPSSGSWNPTLAAVALGLRLADKLTRKAG, encoded by the coding sequence ATGAGCGACTCCCTCGAAGAACTCGCTCCCGGCCTCACCCAGCTGGACCTCGACGGACAGCTTCCGGACCAGCCGGCCTGGTCCCCGGGCCGGGCCGCCGGGGCCGCCGGGCCGGTGGAGAGCCGGTACTTCAAGCGGCTGGCCGACTGCCGCAAGGACACCTACGACGTCGTCGTGGTCGGTGGCGGGGCGGTCGGCTGCGCGATCGTGCACCGGCTGCTGCAGCGGGGGTTCCGGGTCCTGCTCCTGGAGAAGGGCCCCTTCCTGCTCCCGGAGCACGTGCAGAACCTCGACCCGGTGTACCAGCCGCTGATGACCAAGGCCGTCGCCGAACCCTGGGACATCATCCCCAAGGACGGGTACGGGCTGGCGCCGCAGATCCCCTTCCTCGGCGGCCGGGCGCTGTTCTGGAGCACCTGGATCCCGCAGCCCGCGCGCGAGCAGATGCCCGGGTGGCCGGACGCGGTGCTCGACGAGCTGCGGCCCTACTGGGGCGCCGCGCGCAAGCTGCTGGGCTCGGTCGAACCCTCCGACATGGGGCCGGAGTTCGACACCTTCCACCCCCGGCTGGTCCGGCGCCTGTTCGACGGTCTGCCCGCGCTGCCCGACTTCGTGGACTACTCCCGCGAGCGTGACCTGGAGACCCCGCTGGCCTCCCGCGCGACCACCTCGACGCTCGGGTACCGCAAGTTCAGCCCGGTCCCGCTGCTGCTCGACGCCGCCGTCCGGTACGCCGTGAACGGGCAGGCCGGCAAGCCCCGGCTCTCGGTGGTCGCCGAGTGCGAGGTCCTCGGGATCGAGGCCGAGCAGAAGGACGGCCTGCAGGTCGCCAAGACCCTGCTCACCAGCCAGGACAAGCTCGAACTGAACGGCACCCCGGTGGTGCTGGCCACCGGGGTGATCGAGCCGACCGGGCTGCTGATGCACGCCTTCCCCAAGGCCCTCAGCCCGCTGGCCGGCAAGAACCTGGGCGGCCACGTGGCCAACTGGTTCACCGTACGGGTGCCGAGGGCCGCCTACCCCGACCTGCCGGACCGGTTGCAGATCTCCTGCACCTACCTGGAGGGCACCCACCGCCCGCCGGGCGGGAAGCCGGGCGACGCCCGGGACTTCCACATCCACCTGATGGCCGCCTCCAACCCCAGGCCGGCCGACGCCGTCGCCGACCTCTACCGGCTCATCCCGGACTCCTTCGACCAGGAGTTCCTCACCCAGCTCACCGACTCCGAGCACATCGGCTTCCTGGTGCACTGCCTGGGCGAGTGGCGCGGCGAGCTGACGGGCGCCTCCCAGGTCACGGTGGACACGAAGGGCAGACCCGGCGTCAAGATCGTCCCGAGCGCCGCGGACCTGGCCCTGGAGAACGCCATGGAGAAGGCCGCGGACGCCCTCGTCGGGCTGCTGGCGAACGGTCAGACCCCCCAGTACTGGGACAAGGGGTGGATCAGCGGGCCGCCGCCGAACCGGCGCAAGAAGCTGCTGGTGCACGAGTCCGGAACGCTGCTGATGGGCAGTACCGCCGCAGACTCCGTCACCGACCACCTCGGCCGCCCGCACGGGGTGGGCGGCGTCCATGTGGCCGGCGCGGCGACCTTCCCCAGCAGCGGCTCGTGGAACCCCACCCTCGCCGCCGTCGCGCTCGGGCTGCGGCTGGCCGACAAGCTGACCAGGAAGGCGGGCTGA